The following are encoded together in the Acidobacteriota bacterium genome:
- a CDS encoding glycerophosphodiester phosphodiesterase, protein MRVPVFRSPRPLVFAHRGGARLAPENTMAALDHGLALGADGLELDVQLSADGVPVVIHDKTLDRTTDHVGPVRNFTADDLARVDAGYRFEREGTHPFRGQDHGVPTLAAVLARHREARVIIEMKGGEPELARAVARDVRAAGAVERVCVGSFHQRSIVTLREEAPEIVTSASQPEARWALHRSWVRWPWIGPRPYVAFQVPERAGRLRVVTPAFIDQVHAEGQVIQVWVVNEEADIIRLLEWGVDGVISDRPDIAVKVMAAWYNERQPE, encoded by the coding sequence GTGCGCGTGCCCGTGTTCCGGTCGCCTCGTCCCCTGGTGTTCGCGCACCGCGGCGGCGCGCGGCTGGCTCCCGAAAACACCATGGCTGCGCTCGACCACGGCCTGGCTCTCGGCGCCGATGGCCTGGAACTCGATGTCCAGCTGTCGGCTGACGGCGTGCCCGTCGTCATTCACGACAAGACGCTCGATCGCACGACCGACCACGTGGGGCCGGTCCGCAACTTCACGGCCGACGACCTGGCGCGCGTCGATGCGGGCTACCGCTTCGAGCGCGAGGGCACGCACCCGTTCCGCGGCCAGGATCACGGCGTCCCGACGCTGGCGGCCGTGCTGGCGCGCCATCGCGAGGCCCGGGTGATCATCGAGATGAAGGGGGGCGAGCCGGAGCTGGCCCGCGCGGTCGCGCGTGACGTGCGCGCGGCCGGCGCGGTCGAGCGGGTCTGCGTCGGCTCCTTCCACCAGCGCTCGATCGTGACGCTGCGCGAAGAGGCTCCCGAGATCGTGACCAGCGCGTCGCAGCCCGAGGCCCGCTGGGCGCTCCATCGGTCGTGGGTGCGCTGGCCGTGGATCGGGCCGCGGCCCTACGTCGCGTTCCAGGTGCCCGAGCGCGCCGGCCGCCTGCGCGTGGTGACGCCGGCGTTCATCGACCAGGTGCACGCCGAAGGCCAGGTGATCCAGGTGTGGGTCGTCAACGAGGAAGCCGACATCATCCGCCTGCTCGAGTGGGGCGTCGACGGCGTGATCTCTGATCGGCCCGACATCGCCGTCAAGGTAATGGCCGCGTGGTATAACGAGCGCCAACCTGAATGA
- a CDS encoding magnesium chelatase, translating into MPSPPRIDTLGQLKAAIARGEVRRRPVRDEVRENLAERLRRKETLFPGIIGYDETVVPQLVNAVLAKHHFILLGLRGQAKTRILRALTTLLDEWLPAVPGSEINDDPIAPLSAYGHAKVKAEGDDMPIRWMHRDTRYVEKLATPDVTIADMIGDIDPIKAAKGGLQLGSELSMHFGLLPRANRGIFAINELPDLAGKIQVGLFNILQEGDVQIKGYPIRLPLDLLIAFTANPEDYTARGKIITPLKDRIGAEIRTHYMQNRVDAIEITSQEAWTERGGAIEVPRFVREVVEEVAFQARGERKVDKRSGVSQRLPISVLETTVSNAERRALATGDTPTVARVTDIYAALPSMTGKFELEYEGELKGADQVARDLVRSAVSQVFDGYVRDRDLKPVIEWFDLGGALSLSDTTSSDNLVAQAKKVQGLMELAHLVGTAPDAPVPVLAAGIDFALEGMYSQKKISRSDERGYFATEPVRRPQQQQSRTPVLTPDDLDDDSPTGKKKKKYYN; encoded by the coding sequence ATGCCCTCTCCGCCACGCATCGACACTCTTGGACAACTGAAGGCCGCCATCGCCCGGGGAGAGGTGCGCCGGCGTCCCGTGCGCGACGAGGTCCGCGAGAACCTCGCCGAGCGGCTGCGCCGCAAGGAGACGCTCTTCCCCGGCATCATCGGCTACGACGAGACGGTCGTGCCCCAGCTCGTCAACGCGGTGTTGGCGAAGCACCATTTCATTCTGCTGGGCCTGCGCGGCCAGGCGAAAACCCGGATCCTGCGCGCCCTGACGACGCTGCTCGACGAGTGGCTGCCGGCGGTGCCTGGCAGCGAAATCAACGACGACCCGATCGCGCCGCTGTCGGCGTACGGCCATGCCAAGGTCAAGGCCGAGGGCGACGACATGCCCATCCGCTGGATGCACCGCGACACGCGCTACGTGGAGAAGCTGGCGACGCCCGACGTGACCATTGCCGACATGATCGGCGACATCGATCCGATCAAGGCGGCGAAAGGCGGCCTGCAACTGGGCAGCGAGCTGTCGATGCATTTCGGACTGCTGCCGAGGGCCAACCGCGGCATTTTTGCCATCAACGAGCTACCCGACCTGGCGGGCAAGATCCAGGTGGGCCTGTTCAACATCCTGCAGGAGGGCGACGTTCAGATCAAGGGCTACCCCATTCGCCTGCCGCTCGACCTGCTGATCGCGTTTACCGCCAATCCCGAGGACTATACGGCGCGCGGCAAGATCATCACGCCGCTCAAGGACCGCATTGGTGCCGAGATCCGCACCCACTACATGCAGAACCGCGTGGACGCGATCGAGATTACGTCGCAGGAGGCGTGGACCGAGCGCGGCGGGGCCATCGAGGTGCCGCGGTTCGTGCGCGAGGTGGTCGAAGAGGTCGCGTTCCAGGCGCGCGGCGAGCGCAAGGTCGACAAGCGCTCGGGGGTCAGCCAGCGCCTGCCGATCAGCGTGCTCGAGACCACGGTCTCGAACGCCGAGCGGCGCGCCCTCGCCACCGGTGACACGCCGACCGTGGCCCGCGTCACCGACATCTACGCCGCGCTGCCGTCGATGACCGGCAAGTTCGAACTGGAGTACGAGGGCGAACTGAAGGGCGCCGACCAGGTGGCGCGCGACCTGGTGCGGTCGGCGGTGTCGCAGGTGTTCGACGGCTACGTCCGCGACCGCGACCTCAAGCCCGTGATCGAGTGGTTCGACCTCGGCGGTGCGCTCAGCCTCTCGGACACCACCTCTTCCGACAACCTGGTCGCCCAGGCGAAGAAGGTGCAGGGCCTGATGGAACTGGCGCACCTCGTCGGCACGGCGCCCGATGCGCCGGTGCCGGTGCTGGCGGCCGGCATCGACTTCGCCCTCGAAGGCATGTATTCGCAGAAGAAGATCAGCCGTAGCGACGAGCGCGGCTACTTCGCCACCGAGCCCGTCCGTCGTCCCCAGCAGCAGCAGTCGCGAACGCCCGTGCTGACCCCGGATGATCTGGACGATGACAGCCCGACGGGAAAGAAGAAGAAGAAATACTACAACTAG
- a CDS encoding LON peptidase substrate-binding domain-containing protein codes for MFPSSLPIFPLPTVVLFPNVFLPLHIFEPRYRQMTADALAGDRLIGMVLLRPGNDADYEGRPPVYGTGCTGLITHAEKLDDGRFNLVLRGLEKFTILGEEDPAVGRLYRSAFITPIDETVPKADRDPLREARRKLEGLLEPLFEGTMESRLPQNMPDDDLINALAQYLDFDPMEKQALLERLGPLARCRSMIELLEMKALLKNSAGDAGLVH; via the coding sequence ATGTTTCCATCATCGCTGCCGATCTTTCCGTTGCCGACGGTCGTTCTGTTCCCGAACGTCTTTCTGCCCCTGCACATCTTCGAGCCGCGTTACCGCCAGATGACCGCCGACGCGCTGGCCGGCGATCGGCTGATCGGCATGGTGTTGCTACGTCCGGGCAACGACGCCGACTACGAGGGCCGGCCACCGGTCTACGGCACTGGCTGCACCGGGCTGATCACGCACGCCGAGAAGCTGGACGATGGCCGGTTCAACCTGGTGCTGCGTGGGCTGGAGAAGTTCACGATCCTGGGTGAGGAAGACCCGGCAGTAGGCCGGCTGTACCGCAGCGCCTTCATCACCCCGATCGACGAGACCGTCCCCAAGGCCGACCGCGACCCCCTGCGCGAGGCCCGCCGCAAGCTCGAAGGGCTGCTGGAGCCGCTGTTCGAGGGGACCATGGAGAGTCGCCTGCCGCAGAACATGCCAGACGATGACCTGATTAACGCGCTGGCGCAGTACCTGGATTTCGATCCGATGGAGAAGCAGGCACTCCTTGAGCGCCTGGGCCCGCTCGCCCGCTGCCGGTCGATGATCGAGTTGCTGGAGATGAAGGCGCTGCTGAAGAACTCCGCCGGCGACGCCGGCTTAGTTCACTGA
- a CDS encoding TIGR02391 family protein, with product MQITKALPTVESVLQLEAEELAPYLLEHLAGNPSHLNLTNFLESSVGDTVMAHYGKDVRVDEAFREAWSWLEREGLLVAKSHRYFISRRGLRVRGRQDFEAFRRSNVLPKASLHPVVAERVWSSFVRGEYDIAVLQAFKEVEIAVRAAGGFPAVKVGVALMGEAFKANVGPLTDKSLPEAEQLAMLSLFSGAMGLFKNPTSHRHIGLTNGSEAAEMVALASLLMRIVDARSNSAAPATA from the coding sequence TTGCAGATTACGAAAGCTCTTCCCACCGTTGAATCAGTTCTTCAGCTTGAAGCAGAGGAACTTGCCCCTTATCTGCTTGAACACCTTGCAGGCAATCCTAGCCACCTGAATCTGACCAACTTTCTTGAATCTAGCGTGGGCGACACAGTCATGGCCCACTACGGAAAAGACGTCCGAGTTGACGAAGCCTTTCGAGAAGCGTGGTCGTGGCTTGAACGCGAAGGGCTTCTAGTGGCCAAGTCACACCGTTACTTCATCTCGCGGCGAGGACTGCGGGTTAGAGGCCGACAGGACTTCGAAGCGTTCAGGCGCTCAAATGTTTTGCCCAAGGCGTCGTTACACCCTGTGGTTGCTGAGCGCGTATGGTCAAGCTTCGTTCGGGGCGAGTATGACATCGCTGTTTTGCAAGCGTTCAAGGAAGTCGAGATCGCCGTAAGAGCGGCGGGCGGTTTCCCCGCTGTGAAGGTAGGCGTGGCGCTCATGGGCGAAGCGTTTAAGGCGAACGTCGGACCACTCACGGACAAGTCCCTGCCGGAAGCCGAACAACTCGCGATGTTGAGCCTGTTCTCCGGGGCTATGGGCCTGTTCAAGAATCCGACCAGTCACCGGCACATCGGGCTCACCAACGGGAGCGAGGCGGCGGAGATGGTTGCCCTGGCGAGCCTCCTGATGAGAATTGTTGACGCTCGCTCCAATTCCGCGGCTCCTGCAACGGCCTAA
- a CDS encoding S1 RNA-binding domain-containing protein, producing the protein MSEPEVEDFAAMFEASVKTRRFARGQSIEGTIVAIGPDTSLVNVGGKGEAVIETADLKDHENDLEFAVGDRIQAIVIGTTGGITLSRKGIRGAASLRQLENAYQAGLSVEGKIEREVKGGYEVRVAGQRGFCPFSQIDTVRATDPAQHIGQTYAFRIIEFKEGGKNLVVSRRALLEDEQKAGAAVLRQSLAVGDTVTGRVASVREFGAFVDLGAGVQGLLHVSEMGWSRVTDPGSVVKVGEEITVRVLRVDNDGERIALGLKQLLADPWVAAASSYEVGQVRTGRITRIADFGAFVELEPGVEALAHFSTFAPTGRQEDWKRAVTVGVTAPFEIVAIDVDKKRIGVAMVQDGAEIRDGKKVDEVKEYRDRQVPAPSGGIGSLADQLRGALKK; encoded by the coding sequence GTGAGTGAGCCGGAAGTAGAAGATTTCGCCGCGATGTTCGAGGCGTCGGTCAAGACCAGGCGCTTTGCCAGGGGACAGTCGATCGAGGGCACGATCGTGGCGATTGGGCCCGATACGTCGCTCGTCAACGTCGGCGGCAAGGGCGAGGCGGTGATCGAGACCGCCGACCTGAAGGATCACGAGAACGACCTCGAGTTCGCCGTGGGCGATCGTATTCAGGCGATCGTGATCGGCACCACCGGCGGCATCACCCTGTCGCGCAAGGGCATTCGGGGCGCGGCCTCGCTGCGGCAGCTCGAGAACGCCTACCAGGCTGGACTGTCGGTTGAAGGCAAGATCGAGCGCGAGGTGAAGGGCGGCTACGAAGTTCGCGTCGCCGGCCAGCGCGGGTTCTGCCCGTTCTCGCAGATCGACACGGTCCGCGCCACCGATCCGGCCCAGCACATTGGCCAGACCTACGCCTTCCGCATCATTGAGTTCAAGGAAGGCGGCAAGAACCTGGTCGTCTCTCGCCGTGCGCTGCTCGAAGACGAACAGAAGGCCGGCGCCGCCGTCCTGCGCCAGTCGCTGGCGGTTGGCGATACTGTCACCGGCCGCGTGGCCTCGGTGCGCGAGTTCGGCGCGTTCGTTGACCTCGGCGCCGGCGTCCAGGGATTGCTGCACGTATCCGAGATGGGCTGGTCGCGTGTGACCGATCCTGGTTCAGTGGTCAAGGTCGGTGAAGAGATCACGGTCCGCGTCTTGCGAGTGGACAACGACGGCGAGCGCATCGCGTTGGGCTTGAAGCAGCTGCTGGCCGATCCGTGGGTCGCCGCCGCATCGAGCTACGAAGTGGGGCAGGTCAGGACCGGCCGCATCACCCGCATCGCCGACTTCGGCGCGTTCGTGGAGCTGGAGCCTGGCGTCGAAGCGTTGGCGCACTTCTCGACCTTCGCGCCGACGGGCCGGCAGGAAGACTGGAAGCGCGCGGTCACCGTCGGCGTGACGGCGCCGTTCGAGATCGTCGCGATCGATGTCGACAAGAAGCGCATCGGCGTGGCGATGGTGCAGGACGGCGCGGAGATTCGCGATGGCAAGAAGGTCGACGAAGTGAAGGAGTACCGCGATCGCCAAGTCCCCGCTCCATCAGGTGGCATCGGCTCGCTCGCCGACCAACTCCGCGGCGCCCTCAAAAAGTAG
- a CDS encoding nucleotidyl transferase AbiEii/AbiGii toxin family protein — protein MSEPAGATRLLSALRQTAQILDQRHQPWALVGGLAVSVRVEPRFTRDIDLVVAVADDAVAEVLVGVLQAAGFTLKVSLEQQALGRLAAVRVVPPGQREEGIVVDLLFASAGIEPEICRDAERVEIAPGLIVPVARAGHLVAMKVLALAPDRPQDGIDLRALAAQLGPEERGRAVAAVARIEELGANRGKALGAELARWLGG, from the coding sequence GTGAGCGAGCCTGCTGGCGCGACGCGGTTGCTATCGGCGTTACGCCAGACCGCCCAGATTCTCGATCAACGGCACCAGCCCTGGGCGCTGGTCGGCGGCCTCGCGGTGTCGGTTCGCGTCGAACCTCGATTTACGAGGGACATCGACCTGGTGGTCGCCGTCGCCGACGATGCCGTCGCCGAAGTACTGGTTGGCGTTCTTCAGGCTGCCGGTTTTACGCTGAAGGTGTCCCTTGAGCAGCAGGCGCTGGGCCGGCTGGCCGCCGTCAGGGTCGTGCCTCCCGGACAGCGTGAAGAGGGCATCGTCGTTGATCTGCTGTTCGCTTCCGCCGGTATCGAGCCCGAGATTTGCCGGGATGCCGAGCGCGTCGAGATCGCGCCCGGCCTGATCGTGCCAGTGGCCCGGGCCGGCCACCTGGTGGCGATGAAAGTCCTGGCGCTCGCCCCGGATCGCCCGCAAGACGGCATCGATCTCCGCGCACTGGCGGCACAGCTGGGGCCGGAGGAACGCGGGCGTGCCGTGGCTGCGGTCGCGCGCATCGAAGAGCTGGGCGCCAATCGCGGCAAGGCCCTGGGTGCCGAACTTGCCCGGTGGCTGGGGGGCTGA